The Anastrepha ludens isolate Willacy chromosome 2, idAnaLude1.1, whole genome shotgun sequence genome contains a region encoding:
- the LOC128860840 gene encoding prolyl 4-hydroxylase subunit alpha-2 gives MVSQTKYSITANGAFDCDRKPSSLLHCTLIFLCFVLWASCGQAEYFSSIDKIQLLANAEKELMQWFQQFVVNQANDFALFRKFLTKLKEEHSLASEDPEGFLGNPMNAFKLIKRMAIDWAQLSKYVEKHPRLEALKSNFTELEMDLGIPDSNELRGAAKGLGRLQTIYGLSSGDLAKGIIADTYYGSELSVRECFEIAANLFEAKEYSLAISWSKLVLKLLNMGTAVHTTANEIEEESNQNEIDDGSEKSVGDEGETDGEQTDGEETDDEETDDEETDEEQADEDEHDFCSGNPEEMDDDEFAKCFEELNDSEAAGKFDEAQELIYEPLYGVFSPLVLYKVDEVDKIVNETSTAEDDPLAHKMLLETLEYLALAEYELGQLKNAVRYIDKILKLDPAHAFKDLPVYMNTTKVENRIYSDSFSELQQNDWYANYSQLCQGKQMPQKDFHRLRCKLDNLNHPLFILAPLQKEELHADPEINVYYGLLSDTQIEDILQKTDEDMQRSQVGNSNSRETRDVRVSQQAWLEYETPTMKYIYRMVSTISGLDLTNAEAMQVANYGVGGQYDPHFDYFGIVEQNCSKWIGDRLATHLFYISDVEQGGYTVFPVLNVYSQPVKGAMVMWHNLHKSLDPDSRTLHAGCPVIKGTKRISTVWVHSGYQEFRRPCDVVRDKYQSEP, from the exons ATGGTTTCGCAAACGAAATATTCTATTACCGCCAACGGGGCGTTTGATTGCGACAGAAAACCGTCATCGCTACTTCACTGCACTCTTATTTTTCTGTGTTTCGTCTTGTGGGCGTCCTGTGGTCAAGCCGAGTACTTTTCCTCCATCGATAAAATTCAACTGCTAGCCAATGCCGAGAAGGAGTTGATGCAATGGTTTCAACAGTTTGTTGTAAACCAGGCAAATGACTTTGCATTATTTCGCAA GTTCTTGACTAAATTGAAGGAAGAGCATTCGTTGGCGTCGGAGGATCCGGAAGGGTTCCTGGGCAACCCCATGAATGCATTCAAACTGATAAAAAGGATGGCGATCGATTGGGCGCAACTAAGCAAATATGTGGAGAAACATCCGCGATTGGAAG CACTGAAAAGCAATTTTACGGAGTTGGAAATGGATTTGGGAATACCTGACAGCAACGAGTTGCGCGGTGCGGCCAAGGGCTTAGGGCGATTACAGACCATATATGGTTTGAGCTCGGGTGATTTGGCAAAAGGAATTATCGCCGACACTTATTATGG CTCCGAACTCTCTGTGCGAGAATGTTTCGAAATTGCAGCTAATCTTTTCGAAGCCAAGGAATATTCTTTAGCCATAAGCTGGTCTAAATTAGTATTGAAATTACTGAACATGGGAACAGCCGTGCACACTACAGCAAATGAAATCGAGGAAGAAAGCAATCAGAATGAAATTGACGACGGCTCTGAAAAGAGTGTTGGAGATGAGGGGGAAACAGACGGGGAGCAAACAGACGGCGAAGAAACAGACGACGAGGAAACAGACGACGAGGAAACAGACGAGGAGCAAGCAGACGAGGATGAACATGACTTTTGTTCAGGAAACCCGGAGGAAATGGACGATGACGAATTTGCGAAATGTTTTGAAGAACTTAACGATTCAGAGGCAGCAGGAAAGTTTGATGAGGCGCAAGAGCTCATATATGAACCACTATATGGGGTGTTTTCTCCCTTGGTACTATACAAAGTAGATGAAGTAGATAAAATAGTCAATGAAACAAGTACAGCTGAAGACGACCCATTGGCTCACAAAATGCTCCTGGAAACACTCGAGTACTTAGCACTCGCTGAATATGAGTTGGGTCAATTGAAAAATGCAGTAAGGTACATTGACAAAATACTCAAACTGGATCCGGCGCACGCTTTTAAAGATCTGCCAGTTTACATGAACACCACGAAAGTAGAAAATCGAATTTATTCCGACAGTTTCAGTGAATTGCAGCAAAACGACTGGTATGCAAACTATTCACAACTGTGTCAGGGTAAGCAAATGCCACAGAAGGATTTCCACAGGCTCAGATGCAAATTGGACAATCTCAATCATCCATTATTCATACTGGCGCCGTTACAAAAAGAGGAATTACATGCAGATCCCGAAATCAACGTCTACTACGGACTACTCAGCGACACGCAAATAGAAGACATTCTTCAAAAGACCGATGAGGATATGCAGCGCTCACAGGTTGGCAATTCAAATTCTCGTGAGACACGCGATGTGCGAGTCAGCCAACAGGCATGGCTAGAATATGAAACTCCAACTATGAAATATATCTACCGCATGGTATCGACTATAAGTGGCCTCGACTTAACCAACGCAGAAGCTATGCAGGTGGCAAATTACGGCGTAGGCGGACAGTATGACCcacattttgattattttgggatt GTAGAACAGAATTGCTCTAAATGGATAGGAGATCGTTTGGCTACTCACTTATTTTAT ATTTCCGATGTAGAGCAAGGTGGTTACACAGTGTTTCCCGTATTAAATGTTTACTCACAACCCGTCAAAGGCGCAATGGTTATGTGGCATAACTTGCACAAGTCTCTGGACCCCGACTCGCGTACTCTGCACGCCGGCTGCCCCGTCATAAAGGGCACCAAGcgaa TATCCACTGTGTGGGTGCATTCTGGATACCAGGAATTCAGAAGACCTTGTGATGTGGTGCGAGACAAATACCAGTCGGAGCCATAG